In Haematobia irritans isolate KBUSLIRL chromosome 1, ASM5000362v1, whole genome shotgun sequence, a genomic segment contains:
- the ALiX gene encoding programmed cell death 6-interacting protein-like protein AliX — translation MSKLLGVPLKKPAEVDVEKPLNNLIQSTYSGASPEAKESYKTAVQQFARQRNASIWKFFEKYESSLEIVYAYYDQICALETKIPANELQIPFKWKDAFDKGTIFGGRISLTHTSLAYEKVCVLFNIAALQSNVAAMQPTDSDEGLKLSIKLFQLSAGIFQHLKAAVPAAVPSEPTPDLNQDTLAVLQALMISQAQEVFVMKAIKDNMKENIIAKLCCQCEEFYSDVLRAMQKESVRNVWEKEWIPNVAGKQAGFHALTQLYQSLVCRAAKKIGEEIARLRNAVDLFKSAQTRSNNPTYLEEYFNKAKRNLAESVKDNDLIYNEMIPDVTALQSPGKAQLAKPLAMSSPMAKDFDDVFKGLVPVELHRALQASDMRKNEIVNAEIMKLREATQTLNGVLASLNLPAAVESTDGGSGVPPSLIEKSNEVRQKGGIEAINGHLKELPELLNRNREILDETERMLDEERDSDNLLRSQFKEKWTRLSSEKLGEVFRTNSKKYREVINNAVAADRIVREKFEKNQKGIELLSLPIDQLQQAMPASGGSVDPNCASVQKLKELMESVETIKAERDVIESELKSATFDMKNEFLEALRKDGAIDEPALSLKRIGETLQPLQQQIKDSVERQKALVSDIQIAHSEFVSETGSSSTSRDTLCQELATAYDSFIELLGNLKEGTKFYNDLTELLVVFQNKISDFCFARKTEKEELLKDLTTESSRQGAGPTPPLPSHYASTSGSGTDLPSTPSSAPSSAPQGNVPYPQAVQGMPMPYGAGANVPYPAYVPPPMPQGFNPYATLPYPGSYQYPGFPQGPPPGNYGTYPGSFANQQGGYPNQKPPGW, via the exons ATGTCGAAATTATTGGGAGTGCCCCTTAAAAAGCCAGCAGAGGTGGATGTTGAGAAGCCCCTCAACAATCTAATCCAGAGTACATATAGCGGAGCATCGCCAGAGGCAAAAGAATCTTATAAAACTGCTGTTCAACAATTTGCCAGGCAACGTAATGCTTCCATATGgaaattctttgaaaaatatGAATCCTCATTGGAGATTGTCTATGC TTATTATGATCAGATTTGTGCTCTCGAGACCAAGATACCAGCTAATGAATTACAGATTCCATTCAAATGGAAGGATGCTTTTGATAAGGGCACCATATTTGGAGGACGTATTAGTCTAA CACACACTTCACTGGCCTATGAGAAGGTATGTGTACTGTTCAATATTGCCGCTCTCCAGTCAAATGTTGCTGCTATGCAGCCTACGGACAGCGATGAAGGATTGAAGCTTTCCATAAAATTATTCCAACTAAGCGCTGgtattttccaacatttaaagGCAGCTGTACCAGCAGCCGTTCCTTCAGAGCCCACGCCGGATCTAAATCAAGATACTTTGGCTGTATTGCAGGCATTAATGATATCGCAGGCACAAGAAGTCTTTGTAATGAAGGCAATAAAAG ATAATATGAAGGAAAATATAATTGCAAAACTATGCTGCCAATGCGAAGAATTCTACTCCGATGTATTGCGTGCCATGCAAAAGGAATCTGTTCGAAATGTATGGGAGAAGGAATGGATACCCAATGTCGCTGGCAAACAAGCCGGCTTCCATGCTCTTACTCAATTATATCAAAGTTTGGTTTGCCGTGCTGCCAAGAAAATTGGAGAGGAAATCGCACGTTTGCGCAACGCCGTTGATCTTTTCAAATCGGCCCAAACCCGTTCCAATAATCCAACGTATTTGGAAGAATATTTCAATAAAGCTAAACGCAATTTAGCCGAATCCGTAAAAGATAATGATCTAATTTATAATGAAATGATACCAGACGTAACTGCCCTGCAATCTCCCGGAAAAGCCCAATTGGCAAAACCATTGGCCATGTCTTCTCCTATGGCAAAAGATTTTGATGATGTTTTCAAGGGTTTGGTTCCTGTAGAATTGCATCGTGCTCTACAGGCTTCCGATATGCGCAAGAATGAAATCGTAAATGCTGAAATTATGAAGCTTAGAGAAGCTACACAAACTTTGAATGGAGTATTGGCAAGTCTTAATCTTCCAGCGGCAGTTGAAAGTACGGATGGTGGTTCAGGTGTGCCCCCATCATTGATAGAGAAATCAAATGAAGTTCGCCAAAAGGGAGGCATTGAAGCCATCAATGGACATCTGAAGGAACTGCCCGAACTTCTCAACCGTAACCGTGAAATTCTTGACGAAACCGAAAGAATGCTGGACGAGGAACGTGATTCGGACAATCTATTGCGTTCTCAGTTCAAAGAAAAATGGACTCGTCTCTCGTCCGAAAAATTAGGGGAAGTGTTCCGTACGAACTCCAAGAAATATCGTGAAGTTATTAATAATGCTGTAGCCGCCGATAGAATAGTGCGTGAGAAATTCGAAAAGAACCAGAAAGGCATTGAATTGCTTTCTTTGCCCATTGATCAATTGCAACAGGCTATGCCTGCCTCAGGAGGATCTGTAGATCCAAACTGTGCCAGCGTACAAAAACTCAAGGAATTAATGGAATCTGTAGAAACTATTAAAGCCGAACGTGATGTTATAGAATCAGAGTTAAAATCTGCAacatttgatatgaaaaacgaaTTCTTGGAAGCTTTGCGCAAAGATGGAGCAATTGACGAACCAGCTCTCTCACTAAAACGCATCGGCGAAacattacaacccttgcaacaaCAAATTAAAGACAGTGTTGAGCGTCAAAAGGCACTGGTTTCCGATATTCAAATAGCTCACAGCGAATTTGTATCAGAAACTGGTTCAAGTAGTACATCGAGAGACACTCTATGCCAAGAATTGGCTACAGCCTATGACAGCTTCATTGAATTGTTGGGTAATCTCAAAGAAGGCACCAAGTTCTACAATGACTTAACAGAACTCTTGGttgttttccaaaataaaatatcCGATTTCTGTTTTGCTCGCAAAACCGAAAAGGAAGAATTGCTAAAAGATTTAACAACAGAATCAAGCCGTCAAGGAGCTGGACCAACACCACCTCTACCATCACATTATGCATCAACATCGGGAAGTGGTACAG ACCTCCCTTCAACTCCATCATCTGCTCCTTCATCAGCACCACAGGGAAATGTGCCTTACCCGCAAGCAGTACAAGGTATGCCTATGCCTTACGGAGCTGGAGCTAATGTACCGTATCCCGCTTACGTTCCACCACCAATGCCACAAGGCTTTAATCCTTATGCTACCCTGCCTTACCCAGGAA GCTACCAATATCCAGGATTCCCACAAGGACCTCCACCTGGTAATTATGGCACCTATCCAGGTAGTTTTGCTAATCAACAGGGTGGATATCCAAACCAAAAACCACCAGGATGGTAA
- the HSPBAP1 gene encoding HSPB1 associated protein 1 yields the protein MEQITAPNSLGLREIILNARKPLILKSFNTQWPCFEEGLQKWCEEYDKLSGEKPEFEKMPLANEINEPQWERKRKLERMSAKEFLNEHSENGNAINWHGLNYKRKHELPMESTRGIDFGCFGFPKLTDDCTLWLSSKGANTPCHFDTYGCNIVVQIYGRKSWLLFPPDTNLLTTTRIPYEESSVYCLENFYAPSCEEMKQLLKLKGQCYHCILEPNDVLIVPRHWWHFVEAMEISLSVNAWIPLQCDIENQIEECIVKYFIDTFLESKNDAVKEYVRNPNQLSCSTSYDELFNILDYLVQQKDEVEKNQSDAKTKCSTHPYCYISEKSFVSLKNDFQNIFEVSLLTDNQWENYLKNNHKRSNPRRMNEKTDDKPLNVIEESLFNSICSPQNIQLVKHEFLRRYSKNK from the exons ATGGAACAGATAACCGCTCCTAACTCGTTAGGACTACGAGAAATTATCCTTAACGCGAGGAAACCCTTAATTTTAAAAAGCTTCAATACCCAATGGCCTTGTTTCGAAGAAGGTTTGCAGAAATGGTGTGAGGAATACGACAAATTGAGTGGAGAGAAGCCAGAGTTTGAAAAAATGCCGTTGGCAAACGAAATAAACGAACCGCAATGGGAACGAAAAAGGAAATTGGAAAGAATGTCAGCTAAAGAATTTCTTAATGAACATAGTGAAAATGGTAATGCAATTAATTGGCACGGTTTAAATTACAAACGTAAACATGAATTGCCGATGGAATCCACCAGAGGAATTGACTTTGGATGTTTTGGATTTCCCAAACTTACAGACGATTGTACTTTATGGTTGAGTTCGAAGGGGGCGAATACCCCTTGTCATTTTGACACATACGGTTGTAATATTGTAGTCCAAATATATGGAAG AAAATCATGGTTACTATTTCCACCAGACACAAATTTGTTAACAACAACACGAATACCTTATGAGGAATCGAGTGTgtattgtttggaaaatttctatGCTCCTAGTTGTGAAGAAATGAAACAACTGCTCAAATTAAAGGGTCAATGTTATCACTGTATACTTGAACCCAACGATGTATTAATCGTTCCGAGGCATTGGTGGCATTTTGTTGAAGCTATGGAAATTTCTTTAAGTGTTAATGCCTGGATACCATTGCAATgtgatatagaaaatcaaatcgaAGAATGTATTGTAAAGTATTTCATTGATACTTTTCTGGAAAGCAAAAATGATGCTGTTAAAGAATATGTGCGAAACCCAAATCAG CTTTCCTGTTCCACCTCATATGATGAATTGTTTAATATTCTGGACTACTTGGTTCAACAAAAAGATGAAGTAGAGAAAAACCAAAGTGATGCTAAAACTAAATGTTCGACCCACCCATATTGTTACATATccgaaaaaagttttgtatctttaaaaaatgatttccaaaatatttttgaagtttccttattAACCGATAATCAATGGGAGAATTATCTAAAGAACAACCACAAACGAAGCAATCCTCGCagaatgaatgaaaaaacaGATGACAAACCACTGAACGTTATTGAAGAATCATTATTCAACAGTATATGTagtcctcaaaatattcaattagtgAAACATGAATTTTTAAGACGATAttcaaagaataaataa
- the gl gene encoding glass isoform X1: MGLLYKSSKLLKIILDSLEDQEGGAMYISCDVSNGGPVEPETGYVPNNPLFGLALDSPQQECAAASCIGCLSCQGNTVLPLSSLPTNDFDCGSCFDPIVAVDLGGPAQNNSQVILNSTGSAGSGNTCTSNFWSTDEMASTFPGLPALDIDPLPSLFPFSPCGASYNFSANPHHQASLSYTVHPHQMLISPNSHQQTAAVTSSASSTPGPSGGQQQSLSHSNALNSSGAQTCYYDPINASGSVVSAPSAVGNSCALQHMSTTGAGAGGTGSTALYPSMSVNVSMNMTMHGYGATDASMPMQCSQMQWAPTNSSSAVNVLYPPLLSPSHYPGAATYSFTADFRSPTLQANHSQNHSNMLSSLPESLEKDTSPSPMPPTDAISPKSFYTSTQMGQSYSPPTKSPTLFTQIRDTKPFSQLTGIPLTSGVASGYEDEDSNEEGSDTKPNLCRLCGKTYARPSTLKTHLRTHSGERPYRCPDCNKSFSQAANLTAHVRTHTGQKPFRCPICDRRFSQSSSVTTHMRTHSGERPYRCTACKKSFSDSSTLTKHLRIHSGEKPYQCKLCLLRFSQSGNLNRHMRVHSTNNNGSNLLT; encoded by the exons CAAGAGTGCGCTGCTGCATCCTGTATTGGCTGTTTATCGTGTCAGGGTAATACAGTCTTACCACTATCCTCATTGCCAACAAACGATTTCGATTGCGGTTCCTGTTTCGATCCCATCGTTGCCGTCGACCTTGGTGGACCTGCACAAAATAATTCACAAGTGATTCTAAATAGCACTGGCAGTGCTGGTAGCGGAAATACTTGCACTTCAAATTTTTGGTCCACCGACGAGATGGCGTCAACATTTCCAGGACTACCAGCTTTAGACATCGATCCCCTACCCAGCCTCTTTCCCTTCTCGCCATGTGGTGCGTCATACAACTTCTCAGCCAATCCTCATCATCAAGCTTCACTCTCGTACACCGTACATCCTCATCAAATGTTAATATCGCCCAATAGTCATCAGCAAACAGCAGCTGTAACCTCGTCGGCATCCTCAACACCCGGACCCTCGGGAGGCCAGCAACAATCATTATCGCACAGTAACGCATTAAATTCGTCCGGAGCCCAAACGTGCTATTACGATCCGATAAATGCATCGGGTAGTGTGGTTTCAGCCCCATCGGCGGTGGGAAATTCAtgtgctttgcagcatatgagtACAACCGGAGCCGGAGCTGGCGGCACTGGTTCTACAGCTTTATATCCCAGTATGAGTGTCAATGTCAGTATGAATATGACCATGCATGGTTATGGTGCTACCGATGCTTCAATGCCTATGCAGTGTTCTCAG ATGCAGTGGGCCCCAACAAATTCTTCATCGGCCGTAAATGTTTTGTATCCGCCCCTATTGAGTCCCTCCCATTATCCAGGTGCAGCTACTTATTCCTTTACAGCGGATTTCCGTTCACCCACACTACAGGCCAACCATAGTCAGAATCATTCCAATATGTTATCCTCCCTGCCAGAATCATTAGAGAAGGATACTTCACCATCGCCAATGCCTCCTACGGATGCTATTTCACCAAAAAGTTTCTACACAAGCACACAAATGGGTCAAAGCTATTCCCCACCCACCAAAAGTCCAACTCTATTCACCCAAATACGTGACACGAAACCTTTCAGCCAACTCACTGGCATTCCCCTGACATCAGGAGTTGCCAGTGGCTATGAAGATGAAGACAGCAACGAAGAGGGCTCCGATACTAAGCCAAATTTGTGTCGATTATGTGGTAAAACTTATGCCAGACCCAGCACGCTCAAAACACATTTGCGAACACATTCCGGGGAAAGACCGTACCGTTGTCCGGATTGCAACAAAAGTTTCTCACAGGCCGCCAATCTTACAGCTCATGTACGCACACATACTGGTCAAAAACCATTTCGATGTCCAATTTGTGATAGACGTTTCTCACAAAGTTCCAGTGTCACTACGCACATGAGAACCCATTCCGGGGAGCGCCCTTATCGATGTACAGCCTGCAAAAAATCCTTTTCGGATAGTTCAACATTGACCAAACACCTGCGCATACACAGCGGCGAGAAACCGTATCAGTGTAAACTGTGTCTATTAAG GTTTTCCCAATCTGGAAATTTAAATCGGCACATGCGCGTCCATTCCACCAACAATAATGGCAGTAATTTGCTAACATGA